Genomic segment of Salvelinus alpinus chromosome 23, SLU_Salpinus.1, whole genome shotgun sequence:
aagttgtggcaaaatggcttaaagacaacaaagtcaaggtattggagtggccatcacaaagccctaacctcaatcctatggacAATTTGTGGgtaaaactgaaaaagcgtgtgcgagcaaggaggcctacaaacctgactcagttacaccagctctgtcaggaagaatgggccaaaattcacccaacctattgtgggaagcttgtggaaggctacctgaaacgtttgacccaagttaaactatttaaaggcaacgctaccaaatactaattgagtgtatgtaaacttctgacacactgggaatgtgatgaaagaaattaaagctgaaataaatcattctttctactattattctgacatttcacattcttaaaataaaatggtgatcctaactgacctaagacagggaatttctactttgattaaatgtcaggaattgtggaaaactgagtttaattatATTTGGCcatggtgtatgtaaacctccgacttcaactgtatatacgtcATTAGGTGGAACAGACCACCCAACCCCGCTTATACCATGGTTGTTGAAACACTGGGTCATGGGATCAGTTCAGTTGAGTTGGCCCATGGATTGACTTTCTGTATGTTTTTTCCAGGAGGCCCACATGCCGGTGTACCACCCCACCCCCAGCCAGGCCCGCCTGGCCAGCCAGCTGACTGAGGAGGAGCAGGTCCGTATCGCCCAGCGTATCGGCCTCATCCAGCACCTCCCCCGGGGTGTCTACGACGGAGGACGGGACGGCTCTGAGAAGAAAATCAGAGAGTAAGCATCTGTTTACCACTGTTTTTATTAATATCTTAATATTATTAGTTTACCACTGTTTTTATTCTCTGATGTAATTGATAAAGGTCACTGTTCATGTGACCTGAGCAGGTAAAACTCTGACCCTAGTTGTAGCATGTAACTGTGTTTGTATAACATAACTAgtgcccagagtttttcctggtcagttaAAGGGCTGAGGAAAAAATGATCAAAACCACTATTCATACATGTATTGACCCATTTTCTAGGTGTGTGATATGTATGATGGACTTTGTGTACGGGGACCCCATCCGGTTTCTGCCCTGTATGCACATCTACCACATGGACTGTATAGACGACTGGCTGATGAGGTCCTTCACCTGTCCCTCCTGCATGGAGCCTGTGGACGCCGCCCTGCTCTCCACTTACGAGACCAACTGACCACGGACCCTAAATACAACACTACCCCCTTCTGCCGAGCTCTGCCTTGCCACCCCcctacaaacacacgcacacatacacacacacttccaccagccccaacaaacacacacatgctgccCCCTTCCCCTCTGCTTTTTACCTTGGGATAAGGAGCAGCACAGTGTCTTGGTCGGTGATGACATACGAG
This window contains:
- the LOC139550617 gene encoding RING finger protein 11-like; this translates as MGNCLKSPTSDDISLLHESQSDRASYGEADPDLEPPPPYQEAHMPVYHPTPSQARLASQLTEEEQVRIAQRIGLIQHLPRGVYDGGRDGSEKKIRECVICMMDFVYGDPIRFLPCMHIYHMDCIDDWLMRSFTCPSCMEPVDAALLSTYETN